A single Phoenix dactylifera cultivar Barhee BC4 chromosome 1, palm_55x_up_171113_PBpolish2nd_filt_p, whole genome shotgun sequence DNA region contains:
- the LOC103721455 gene encoding myb family transcription factor IPN2 isoform X1, with translation MFPSKKPTMNSHERPMSCVQGDSGLVLTTDPKPRLRWTVELHDRFVDAVTQLGGPDKATPKTIMRVMGVKGLTLYHLKSHLQKFRLGKQPHKELNDHSVKDASALEMQRNGASSSGIMSRTMNDRNVHITEAIRMQMEVQRRLHEQLEVQKHLQMRIEAQGKYMQTILEKACQTLAGEGMASGSYKALGNQGVVDMAAMKDMGSQMSYPSLQDLQLYGGDQLDMQQQMDRPLDGFFPTNEGICLGKKRTHPYSSNGKSPLIWVDDFRLQELGSAAACMGTQEEPSKSDQLQLAPSVIDSGMDMDSMTDVYETKPVLSTDSMGEKKYEGSSKLERPSPQRATLPVERINPMIRGGALPQTRNISYG, from the exons atgtTCCCTTCCAAGAAGCCAACTATGAATTCACATGAAAGGCCGATGTCATGTGTCCAAGGGGACTCTGGCCTTGTCCTCACCACCGATCCCAAGCCCCGGCTTCGCTGGACGGTTGAGCTCCATGATCGCTTTGTTGATGCTGTAACTCAACTCGGAGGACCTGACA AAGCCACGCCAAAAACAATCATGAGGGTTATGGGCGTCAAGGGTCTAACTCTCTATCACCTTAAGAGCCACCTTCAG AAATTCAGGCTCGGGAAACAACCACACAAAGAATTAAACGACCATTCTGTTAAGGATG CTTCTGCATTAGAGATGCAAAGAAATGGAGCCTCTTCATCAGGGATTATGAGTCGAACCATGAATGA CAGGAACGTGCATATCACTGAAGCAATTAGGATGCAGATGGAAGTGCAGAGGAGATTGCATGAGCAATTAGAg GTGCAAAAGCACCTCCAAATGAGGATAGAGGCTCAAGGCAAGTATATGCAGACCATTTTGGAGAAAGCATGTCAAACACTTGCTGGCGAGGGCATGGCCTCGGGAAGTTACAAAGCTCTTGGAAACCAAGGAGTCGTGGATATGGCAGCCATGAAAGATATGGGCTCACAAATGAGCTATCCTTCACTCCAAGATCTACAGTTATATGGTGGAGATCAACTAGACATGCAGCAACAAATGGATAGGCCTCTTGATGGATTCTTTCCAACTAATGAAGGCATTTGTCTAGGCAAGAAAAGAACCCACCCCTACAGTTCTAATGGGAAGAGCCCATTGATCTGGGTTGATGACTTCCGTCTGCAAGAACTGGGATCAGCTGCAGCATGCATGGGCACACAAGAAGAACCTTCTAAGAGTGATCAGCTCCAACTTGCACCATCTGTGATCGATAGTGGAATGGACATGGACTCGATGACAGATGTCTATGAGACCAAACCAGTGCTCTCGACTGACAGCATGGGTGAGAAGAAGTATGAGGGATCATCAAAGCTGGAGAGGCCATCTCCACAAAGAGCTACTCTTCCTGTGGAAAGGATTAATCCGATGATAAGAGGTGGTGCTCTACCACAGACTAGAAATATATCCTACGGGTGA
- the LOC103721455 gene encoding myb family transcription factor IPN2 isoform X2, whose protein sequence is MFPSKKPTMNSHERPMSCVQGDSGLVLTTDPKPRLRWTVELHDRFVDAVTQLGGPDKATPKTIMRVMGVKGLTLYHLKSHLQKFRLGKQPHKELNDHSVKDASALEMQRNGASSSGIMSRTMNENVHITEAIRMQMEVQRRLHEQLEVQKHLQMRIEAQGKYMQTILEKACQTLAGEGMASGSYKALGNQGVVDMAAMKDMGSQMSYPSLQDLQLYGGDQLDMQQQMDRPLDGFFPTNEGICLGKKRTHPYSSNGKSPLIWVDDFRLQELGSAAACMGTQEEPSKSDQLQLAPSVIDSGMDMDSMTDVYETKPVLSTDSMGEKKYEGSSKLERPSPQRATLPVERINPMIRGGALPQTRNISYG, encoded by the exons atgtTCCCTTCCAAGAAGCCAACTATGAATTCACATGAAAGGCCGATGTCATGTGTCCAAGGGGACTCTGGCCTTGTCCTCACCACCGATCCCAAGCCCCGGCTTCGCTGGACGGTTGAGCTCCATGATCGCTTTGTTGATGCTGTAACTCAACTCGGAGGACCTGACA AAGCCACGCCAAAAACAATCATGAGGGTTATGGGCGTCAAGGGTCTAACTCTCTATCACCTTAAGAGCCACCTTCAG AAATTCAGGCTCGGGAAACAACCACACAAAGAATTAAACGACCATTCTGTTAAGGATG CTTCTGCATTAGAGATGCAAAGAAATGGAGCCTCTTCATCAGGGATTATGAGTCGAACCATGAATGA GAACGTGCATATCACTGAAGCAATTAGGATGCAGATGGAAGTGCAGAGGAGATTGCATGAGCAATTAGAg GTGCAAAAGCACCTCCAAATGAGGATAGAGGCTCAAGGCAAGTATATGCAGACCATTTTGGAGAAAGCATGTCAAACACTTGCTGGCGAGGGCATGGCCTCGGGAAGTTACAAAGCTCTTGGAAACCAAGGAGTCGTGGATATGGCAGCCATGAAAGATATGGGCTCACAAATGAGCTATCCTTCACTCCAAGATCTACAGTTATATGGTGGAGATCAACTAGACATGCAGCAACAAATGGATAGGCCTCTTGATGGATTCTTTCCAACTAATGAAGGCATTTGTCTAGGCAAGAAAAGAACCCACCCCTACAGTTCTAATGGGAAGAGCCCATTGATCTGGGTTGATGACTTCCGTCTGCAAGAACTGGGATCAGCTGCAGCATGCATGGGCACACAAGAAGAACCTTCTAAGAGTGATCAGCTCCAACTTGCACCATCTGTGATCGATAGTGGAATGGACATGGACTCGATGACAGATGTCTATGAGACCAAACCAGTGCTCTCGACTGACAGCATGGGTGAGAAGAAGTATGAGGGATCATCAAAGCTGGAGAGGCCATCTCCACAAAGAGCTACTCTTCCTGTGGAAAGGATTAATCCGATGATAAGAGGTGGTGCTCTACCACAGACTAGAAATATATCCTACGGGTGA
- the LOC103721455 gene encoding myb family transcription factor IPN2 isoform X3: MTSTAFGFVEATPKTIMRVMGVKGLTLYHLKSHLQKFRLGKQPHKELNDHSVKDASALEMQRNGASSSGIMSRTMNDRNVHITEAIRMQMEVQRRLHEQLEVQKHLQMRIEAQGKYMQTILEKACQTLAGEGMASGSYKALGNQGVVDMAAMKDMGSQMSYPSLQDLQLYGGDQLDMQQQMDRPLDGFFPTNEGICLGKKRTHPYSSNGKSPLIWVDDFRLQELGSAAACMGTQEEPSKSDQLQLAPSVIDSGMDMDSMTDVYETKPVLSTDSMGEKKYEGSSKLERPSPQRATLPVERINPMIRGGALPQTRNISYG; encoded by the exons ATGACAAGTACCGCCTTTGGTTTTGTAGAAGCCACGCCAAAAACAATCATGAGGGTTATGGGCGTCAAGGGTCTAACTCTCTATCACCTTAAGAGCCACCTTCAG AAATTCAGGCTCGGGAAACAACCACACAAAGAATTAAACGACCATTCTGTTAAGGATG CTTCTGCATTAGAGATGCAAAGAAATGGAGCCTCTTCATCAGGGATTATGAGTCGAACCATGAATGA CAGGAACGTGCATATCACTGAAGCAATTAGGATGCAGATGGAAGTGCAGAGGAGATTGCATGAGCAATTAGAg GTGCAAAAGCACCTCCAAATGAGGATAGAGGCTCAAGGCAAGTATATGCAGACCATTTTGGAGAAAGCATGTCAAACACTTGCTGGCGAGGGCATGGCCTCGGGAAGTTACAAAGCTCTTGGAAACCAAGGAGTCGTGGATATGGCAGCCATGAAAGATATGGGCTCACAAATGAGCTATCCTTCACTCCAAGATCTACAGTTATATGGTGGAGATCAACTAGACATGCAGCAACAAATGGATAGGCCTCTTGATGGATTCTTTCCAACTAATGAAGGCATTTGTCTAGGCAAGAAAAGAACCCACCCCTACAGTTCTAATGGGAAGAGCCCATTGATCTGGGTTGATGACTTCCGTCTGCAAGAACTGGGATCAGCTGCAGCATGCATGGGCACACAAGAAGAACCTTCTAAGAGTGATCAGCTCCAACTTGCACCATCTGTGATCGATAGTGGAATGGACATGGACTCGATGACAGATGTCTATGAGACCAAACCAGTGCTCTCGACTGACAGCATGGGTGAGAAGAAGTATGAGGGATCATCAAAGCTGGAGAGGCCATCTCCACAAAGAGCTACTCTTCCTGTGGAAAGGATTAATCCGATGATAAGAGGTGGTGCTCTACCACAGACTAGAAATATATCCTACGGGTGA